The following are encoded together in the Bacillus cereus group sp. RP43 genome:
- a CDS encoding VOC family protein, with amino-acid sequence MSFQLHPETTLGVVHLYVSNIKKSLEFYTEVLSMKVLKEDETVVTFGNENEEPLLIIEEKKEALPKQRGRTGLYHYAILLPTRQDLANILRHLVEMVYPLHGGADHYFSEALYLADPDGNGIEIYHDRQKEVWRDENGELPFVSNPLAGEELLQQGSAWNGFPAGTVMGHIHLHVADLEEAKRFYVDGLGFAVTIPARNGALFVSAGGYHHHIGLNTWQGEGIPPQMPNSVGLKYFTIVLADEKQKEQVCESLKNIGKIATYKDGILQAKDPFGHCIHFKIKGEA; translated from the coding sequence ATGAGCTTTCAACTTCATCCCGAAACAACACTTGGTGTTGTTCATCTATACGTATCAAATATAAAGAAATCACTAGAGTTTTATACAGAAGTATTAAGTATGAAAGTGCTAAAAGAAGATGAAACAGTCGTTACATTTGGGAATGAAAATGAAGAACCACTCCTTATCATTGAAGAAAAGAAAGAAGCTTTACCAAAGCAAAGAGGGAGAACAGGGTTATATCATTACGCAATTTTATTACCAACCAGACAGGACTTAGCGAACATTCTTCGTCATCTTGTAGAGATGGTATATCCACTGCACGGCGGAGCCGATCATTACTTTAGTGAAGCTCTTTATTTAGCTGATCCAGATGGAAACGGGATTGAAATTTATCATGATCGCCAAAAAGAAGTTTGGCGTGATGAGAATGGAGAGCTACCATTTGTTAGTAACCCATTAGCCGGTGAAGAATTATTGCAGCAAGGAAGTGCATGGAATGGGTTCCCGGCTGGTACTGTGATGGGGCATATTCATTTACATGTAGCTGACTTAGAAGAAGCGAAACGTTTCTACGTTGATGGTCTTGGCTTTGCAGTAACAATCCCAGCTCGTAATGGAGCGTTATTCGTATCCGCAGGTGGTTATCATCATCATATCGGTTTAAATACGTGGCAAGGTGAAGGGATACCACCACAAATGCCAAATTCCGTTGGCTTGAAATATTTCACAATTGTACTAGCGGATGAAAAACAAAAAGAGCAAGTATGTGAAAGCTTAAAAAATATTGGCAAAATTGCTACGTACAAAGATGGAATATTACAGGCCAAGGATCCATTTGGACATTGTATACATTTCAAAATAAAAGGAGAAGCCTAA
- a CDS encoding 4a-hydroxytetrahydrobiopterin dehydratase — MMLRLTEEEVQEELLNVDKWMVKDEKWIERKYMFSDYLKGVEFVSEAAKLSEEHNHHPFILIQYKAVIITLSSWNAKGLTKLDFDLAKQFDQLFLQNEKAIIRK; from the coding sequence ATAATGCTACGATTAACTGAAGAAGAAGTTCAAGAGGAATTATTGAATGTAGATAAATGGATGGTAAAAGATGAAAAATGGATTGAACGAAAATATATGTTTTCCGACTACTTAAAAGGAGTCGAATTTGTCTCTGAAGCCGCCAAACTATCAGAAGAACATAATCACCATCCATTTATCCTTATCCAGTATAAAGCAGTCATTATTACTTTGTCATCTTGGAATGCAAAAGGTTTAACGAAACTAGATTTTGACCTTGCAAAGCAATTTGACCAACTATTTTTACAAAACGAAAAAGCAATTATAAGAAAGTAA
- a CDS encoding aromatic amino acid hydroxylase — translation MTKKTEIPSHLKPFVSTQHYDQYTPVNHAVWRYIMRQNHSFLKDVAHPAYVNGLQSSGINIDAIPKVEEMNDCLAPSGWGAVTIDGLIPGVAFFDFQGHGLLPIATDIRKVENIEYTPAPDIVHEAAGHAPILLDSTYAKYVKRFGQIGAKAFSTKEEHEAFEAVRTLTIVKESPTSTPEEVEAAENTVIEKQNLVSGLSEAEQISRLFWWTVEYGLIGNIDAPKIYGAGLLSSVGESKHCLTDAVEKVPFSIEACTGTTYDVTKMQPQLFVCESFEELTEALEKFSETMAFKTGGTEGLEKAIRSENHATAELSSGLQITGTFTETIKNDTGEVIYMRTNTPTALAIHNKQLANHSTSVHNDGFGTPVGLLEGNIALEDCTEKKLQSLGITIGSRVELSFTSGVHVKGTVTDIVKNGNKIALISFTDCTVTHKDRLLFDPSWGAFDMAVGLTITSVFPGAADAAAFFPMDEVIQETPAPLTLTELERMYQTVRDIRKENILQDSHVEKLIAIQEVLNTCYPKEWLLRLEILELLLEHNKGHETSAALLQQLSTFTTEESVTRLINNGLALLQVKDVKNNATIN, via the coding sequence ATGACAAAGAAAACAGAAATTCCATCACATTTAAAACCATTCGTATCCACACAGCATTATGATCAATACACACCGGTGAATCACGCTGTTTGGCGTTACATTATGAGACAAAACCATAGCTTTTTAAAAGATGTTGCTCATCCAGCCTATGTTAACGGACTACAATCATCTGGTATTAATATAGATGCAATCCCAAAAGTAGAAGAAATGAATGATTGTTTAGCACCAAGCGGTTGGGGAGCTGTAACGATTGACGGACTTATTCCTGGCGTAGCATTCTTCGATTTTCAGGGGCACGGATTACTACCAATCGCAACAGATATTCGTAAAGTAGAAAATATCGAGTATACCCCTGCTCCTGATATCGTTCATGAAGCAGCAGGACACGCACCGATTTTACTTGATTCTACATATGCAAAATATGTGAAGCGCTTTGGACAAATTGGAGCGAAAGCTTTCTCAACAAAAGAAGAACATGAGGCTTTTGAAGCTGTTCGTACATTAACGATTGTAAAAGAAAGCCCGACTTCTACACCTGAAGAAGTTGAAGCTGCTGAAAATACTGTAATCGAAAAACAAAACTTAGTTTCCGGTTTATCAGAAGCAGAACAAATTTCACGTCTTTTCTGGTGGACAGTGGAATACGGATTGATTGGAAATATAGACGCTCCAAAAATCTACGGTGCTGGTCTCCTTTCTTCTGTTGGTGAAAGCAAGCATTGTTTAACAGATGCTGTAGAAAAAGTTCCATTCTCAATTGAAGCTTGCACAGGGACAACTTATGACGTGACAAAAATGCAGCCACAGCTATTTGTTTGTGAATCATTTGAAGAGTTGACTGAGGCACTTGAGAAGTTCTCTGAAACGATGGCATTCAAAACAGGTGGCACAGAAGGATTAGAAAAAGCAATTCGCTCCGAAAATCATGCTACAGCTGAGCTAAGTAGCGGATTACAAATTACCGGTACATTTACAGAGACAATTAAAAATGATACTGGTGAAGTCATTTACATGAGAACAAATACACCAACTGCATTAGCAATTCATAATAAACAGTTAGCAAATCATTCTACATCTGTACACAACGATGGATTTGGCACACCGGTCGGATTATTAGAAGGTAATATCGCATTAGAAGATTGTACAGAAAAAAAGTTACAGTCATTAGGTATTACAATTGGCAGTCGCGTCGAGCTTTCCTTCACAAGTGGCGTTCATGTAAAAGGAACAGTAACAGACATTGTAAAGAACGGTAACAAGATTGCCCTTATCTCATTTACAGATTGCACAGTTACTCATAAAGATCGTTTATTATTCGATCCTTCATGGGGAGCATTTGATATGGCTGTTGGTTTAACAATTACTTCCGTATTCCCAGGTGCAGCAGATGCAGCAGCATTTTTCCCAATGGATGAAGTAATACAAGAAACTCCTGCTCCACTTACACTGACTGAACTTGAACGTATGTATCAAACAGTTCGTGATATTCGAAAAGAAAATATCCTACAAGACTCTCATGTCGAGAAATTAATAGCAATTCAAGAAGTGTTAAATACATGCTATCCGAAAGAATGGCTGCTTCGCCTTGAAATATTAGAGTTACTTTTAGAGCATAACAAAGGGCATGAAACATCAGCAGCATTATTACAACAACTTTCTACTTTCACAACTGAAGAATCTGTAACACGCCTTATTAACAATGGTCTTGCGCTACTGCAGGTGAAGGATGTGAAAAATAATGCTACGATTAACTGA